The Kitasatospora paranensis genome has a window encoding:
- a CDS encoding NADH:flavin oxidoreductase, giving the protein MTVTASSASRAAEILSRPVALNGLTVPNRIAMAPMTRMFSPGGVPGADVASYYARRAAAGVGLIVTEGTYVGHESAGQSDRVPRFHGEEQLAGWAKVAEAVHAAGGTIVPQLWHIGMVRKQGEPPYADAPAVGPSGIRIDGTEGTGRAMTRGDLDDVIGAFAEAAADAERIGFDGVELHGAHGYLLDQFLWAGTNRRTDAYGGDPVARTTFAAELVAAVRERVSPTFPVIFRYSQWKQEAYSSRLADTPEELAAILTPLAEAGVDAFHASTRRYWLPEFEGSDLNLAGWTKKLTGRPTITVGSVGLDGDFLGAFMGEGAPLQGIDNLLDRLEREEFDMVAVGRALLQDPQWAQKVLAGRLGELRPYDAAALKTLS; this is encoded by the coding sequence ATGACCGTCACTGCGTCCTCCGCCTCCCGCGCGGCCGAGATCCTCTCCCGGCCCGTCGCGCTGAACGGCCTGACCGTCCCCAACCGCATCGCGATGGCGCCGATGACGCGCATGTTCTCCCCGGGCGGCGTCCCCGGTGCGGACGTGGCGTCGTACTACGCCCGGCGCGCCGCCGCGGGTGTGGGCCTGATCGTCACTGAGGGGACGTACGTCGGCCACGAGTCGGCCGGCCAGAGCGACCGGGTGCCGCGGTTCCACGGCGAGGAGCAGCTGGCCGGGTGGGCGAAGGTCGCGGAGGCCGTGCACGCGGCCGGCGGCACGATCGTGCCGCAGCTGTGGCACATCGGCATGGTGCGCAAGCAGGGCGAGCCGCCCTACGCCGACGCCCCCGCGGTCGGCCCCTCCGGCATCCGCATCGACGGCACCGAGGGCACCGGCAGGGCGATGACCCGGGGCGACCTGGACGATGTCATCGGCGCCTTCGCCGAGGCCGCCGCGGACGCCGAGCGGATCGGCTTCGACGGCGTGGAGCTGCACGGCGCCCACGGCTACCTCCTCGACCAGTTCCTGTGGGCGGGCACGAACCGCCGGACGGACGCGTACGGCGGCGACCCGGTGGCCCGGACGACGTTCGCGGCCGAGCTCGTGGCCGCCGTCCGCGAGCGCGTCTCCCCCACCTTCCCGGTGATCTTCCGCTACTCGCAGTGGAAGCAGGAGGCCTACAGTTCGCGGCTCGCCGACACCCCGGAGGAACTGGCGGCGATCCTGACCCCGCTGGCCGAGGCCGGGGTCGACGCCTTCCACGCCTCGACCCGCCGCTACTGGCTGCCGGAGTTCGAGGGTTCCGACCTGAACCTGGCGGGCTGGACGAAGAAGCTCACCGGCCGGCCCACCATCACCGTGGGCTCGGTCGGCCTCGACGGCGACTTCCTCGGTGCCTTCATGGGCGAGGGCGCGCCGCTCCAGGGCATCGACAACCTCCTCGACCGCCTGGAGCGCGAGGAGTTCGACATGGTCGCGGTGGGCCGCGCGCTGCTCCAGGATCCGCAGTGGGCCCAGAAGGTCCTGGCGGGCCGGCTCGGCGAGCTGAGGCCGTACGACGCGGCGGCGCTGAAGACGCTGAGCTGA
- a CDS encoding choice-of-anchor D domain-containing protein, translating to MVQPARYLRRAVALGGTAALLTAGIATVATQPAWAATATGGSGASLPYVEVQAENSATNGTVIGPSYAAGELADEASYRKAVTLQGSGKYVTFTTPVATNSIDFRYSIPDGAGGSVYSAPLSLYVNGTRQSDFTLTNAYSWYYGSYPFTNSPGSNPHHFYDEAHRLFPTTYPAGTTFTLQVDPGDTAASYTVDFADFEQVGAALPQPAGSVSVTSKGADASGAADSTAAFNAAVGAAGAGGTVWIPPGTFKVPGHIAVNNVTIAGAGMWYSTVTGAAPGFYGNSAPSPSTGVHLQNFAIFGDVQERNDSAQVNGVGGAMSNSTVSGLWIDHLKVGAWMDGPMDRLTFSGMRIRDTTADGINFHGGVTNSTVTNSDIRNTGDDGIATWADSGLGADAYDTISDNTLQDQILANGIAIYGGHDNTVSGNLVKDTGLAQGGGIHVGQRFTSTPVGTTTISDNTLIRAGSLDPNWQFGVGALWFDGSQGAITGPINVSNALIEQSPYEAVQWVEGTVSGVNLNNVTIAGTGTFALQEQTGGAAKFTNVTATGVGAPSPVYSCEGGNFTVTDGGGNSGITGTPVCGPWPAPVFPPYPAEGVTANPSALNFGSVATGATSAAQTVTVSNPTGSAASVSGVSVSGDFAQTNTCGSSIPAHGSCTVGVTFKPTATGARTGTLTVNAGGITNSVALSGTGTAPGPVLNAAPAALSFASTVVGSSTAAQTVTVSNSGTAAATVSAVAATGDFTQTNTCGTVAVGASCTVAVTFRPTAGGARTGTLTVTSSANNSPTTVALSGSGIDSTTNIAAGRPATASSGNGVYVPANLTDTDTSTYWESAASFPQWAQVDLGQNYGIGKVVLKLPPVAAWATRTQTLSVQGSTDGSTFSTLAGPAGFTFDPSTGNTVTVTFASATARYVRVNITANTGWSAAQLSDFEVFPGGGSSAAILATDPASLTFAAQAPGSTSAAQTVTVTNTGTAAATLSGISTTDDFAQTNTCGSTLAVNASCTVSVKFTPTASGSRAGTLTIAGNASNSPVAVTLTGTGTGTVSTNLAAGRPTTESSHTDVYPSSNVTDNNQGTYWESANNAFPQWVQVDLGSAQSASRVVLQLPAGWGARNQTLTVQGSSDGSTFSTLKSSAAYAFDPASNNTVTITFPAATQRYVRVTITANTGWPAGQLSEFQVWNV from the coding sequence ATGGTCCAGCCCGCGCGATATCTGAGGCGAGCGGTCGCCCTCGGAGGTACCGCCGCACTCCTGACCGCCGGCATCGCCACCGTGGCGACCCAGCCCGCCTGGGCGGCCACCGCCACCGGCGGCAGCGGCGCCAGCCTGCCGTACGTCGAGGTGCAGGCCGAGAATTCGGCCACCAACGGCACTGTCATAGGCCCGAGTTACGCAGCGGGTGAGCTTGCGGACGAGGCGTCCTACCGCAAGGCGGTGACCCTGCAGGGCTCCGGGAAGTACGTCACCTTCACCACGCCGGTGGCGACCAACTCGATCGACTTCCGCTACAGCATCCCGGACGGCGCCGGCGGCTCGGTCTACAGCGCGCCGCTCTCGCTGTACGTCAACGGAACCCGGCAGAGCGACTTCACCCTCACCAACGCGTACAGCTGGTACTACGGCAGCTACCCCTTCACCAACTCGCCGGGCAGCAACCCGCACCACTTCTACGACGAGGCCCACCGCCTCTTCCCGACCACCTATCCGGCCGGCACCACGTTCACGCTGCAGGTGGACCCGGGGGACACCGCGGCCTCGTACACCGTCGACTTCGCCGACTTCGAGCAGGTCGGCGCGGCGCTGCCGCAGCCCGCCGGTTCGGTGTCGGTGACCAGCAAGGGCGCGGACGCCAGTGGTGCGGCCGACTCGACGGCCGCGTTCAACGCCGCGGTCGGCGCGGCGGGCGCGGGCGGCACGGTGTGGATCCCGCCGGGCACGTTCAAAGTCCCCGGCCACATCGCGGTCAACAACGTCACGATCGCCGGTGCCGGCATGTGGTACTCCACCGTCACCGGCGCGGCCCCGGGCTTCTACGGCAACTCCGCGCCGTCGCCGAGCACCGGCGTGCACCTGCAGAACTTCGCGATCTTCGGCGACGTGCAGGAGCGCAACGACAGCGCCCAGGTCAACGGCGTCGGCGGCGCGATGAGCAACTCGACCGTCTCCGGCCTCTGGATCGACCACCTGAAGGTCGGCGCCTGGATGGACGGGCCGATGGACCGGCTCACCTTCAGCGGCATGCGCATCCGGGACACCACCGCCGACGGCATCAACTTCCACGGTGGCGTGACCAATTCGACCGTCACCAACAGCGACATCCGCAACACCGGTGACGACGGCATCGCGACCTGGGCGGACTCCGGCCTGGGCGCCGACGCCTACGACACGATCTCCGACAACACCCTCCAGGACCAGATCCTGGCCAACGGCATCGCGATCTACGGCGGCCACGACAACACCGTCAGCGGCAACCTGGTGAAGGACACCGGACTCGCGCAGGGCGGCGGCATCCACGTCGGCCAGCGCTTCACCTCGACCCCGGTCGGCACCACCACCATCTCCGACAACACCCTGATCCGGGCCGGCAGCCTCGACCCGAACTGGCAGTTCGGCGTGGGCGCCCTGTGGTTCGACGGCAGCCAGGGAGCGATCACCGGACCGATCAACGTCAGCAACGCGCTGATCGAACAGAGCCCGTACGAGGCCGTCCAGTGGGTCGAGGGGACGGTCAGCGGGGTCAACCTGAACAACGTGACCATCGCCGGCACCGGCACCTTCGCACTCCAGGAGCAGACCGGCGGCGCCGCCAAGTTCACCAACGTCACCGCGACCGGTGTGGGCGCGCCCTCGCCGGTGTACAGCTGCGAGGGCGGCAACTTCACGGTGACCGACGGCGGCGGCAACTCCGGCATCACCGGCACGCCGGTCTGCGGCCCGTGGCCGGCCCCGGTGTTCCCGCCGTACCCGGCCGAGGGCGTGACGGCCAACCCGAGTGCGCTGAACTTCGGTTCGGTCGCCACCGGTGCGACCAGCGCCGCGCAGACCGTCACGGTCTCCAACCCGACCGGCTCCGCCGCGTCCGTCTCCGGGGTCTCCGTCTCCGGCGACTTCGCCCAGACCAACACCTGCGGCTCCTCGATCCCGGCGCACGGCTCCTGCACCGTCGGCGTGACCTTCAAGCCGACCGCGACGGGCGCCCGGACCGGCACCCTGACCGTCAACGCGGGCGGGATCACCAACTCCGTCGCACTGTCCGGCACCGGTACGGCGCCCGGCCCCGTCCTGAATGCCGCCCCCGCCGCGCTGTCCTTCGCGAGCACCGTGGTCGGCTCCTCGACCGCCGCGCAGACCGTCACGGTGAGCAACTCGGGCACCGCCGCCGCCACCGTCTCCGCGGTCGCGGCCACGGGTGACTTCACGCAGACCAACACCTGCGGCACCGTCGCGGTCGGCGCCTCCTGCACGGTGGCCGTCACCTTCCGGCCCACCGCCGGCGGCGCCCGCACCGGCACCCTGACCGTCACCAGCAGCGCCAACAACAGCCCCACCACCGTCGCCCTCAGCGGCAGCGGCATCGACAGCACCACCAACATCGCGGCCGGCCGCCCGGCCACCGCGAGCTCCGGCAACGGCGTGTACGTCCCGGCGAACCTCACCGACACCGACACCTCCACCTACTGGGAGAGCGCCGCCTCCTTCCCGCAGTGGGCGCAGGTCGACCTCGGCCAGAACTACGGGATCGGCAAGGTCGTCCTCAAGCTCCCGCCGGTCGCGGCGTGGGCGACCCGCACCCAGACCCTGTCCGTGCAGGGCTCGACGGACGGCTCGACCTTCTCGACCCTCGCCGGCCCGGCCGGCTTCACCTTCGACCCGAGCACCGGCAACACGGTGACCGTCACCTTCGCCTCCGCCACCGCGCGGTACGTGCGGGTCAACATCACTGCCAACACCGGGTGGAGCGCCGCCCAGCTGTCGGACTTCGAGGTCTTCCCCGGCGGCGGCTCCTCGGCGGCGATCCTGGCGACCGACCCGGCCTCGCTCACCTTCGCCGCCCAGGCGCCCGGCAGCACCAGCGCCGCGCAGACCGTCACGGTGACCAACACCGGCACGGCCGCCGCGACCCTCTCCGGCATCTCGACCACGGATGACTTCGCGCAGACCAACACCTGCGGGTCGACCCTCGCGGTGAACGCCTCCTGCACGGTGAGCGTGAAGTTCACACCGACCGCCTCGGGGAGCCGGGCGGGCACCCTGACCATCGCCGGCAACGCCTCGAACAGCCCGGTCGCGGTCACGCTGACCGGCACCGGCACCGGCACGGTGAGCACCAACCTGGCGGCCGGCCGGCCCACCACCGAGTCCAGCCACACCGACGTCTACCCCTCGTCGAACGTGACCGACAACAACCAGGGCACCTACTGGGAGAGCGCCAACAACGCCTTCCCGCAGTGGGTGCAGGTGGACCTCGGCTCCGCGCAGAGCGCAAGCCGGGTCGTCCTGCAGCTCCCCGCCGGCTGGGGCGCCCGCAACCAGACGCTGACCGTCCAGGGCAGCTCGGACGGCAGCACCTTCAGCACGCTGAAGTCGTCGGCCGCCTACGCCTTCGACCCAGCCTCGAACAACACGGTCACCATCACCTTCCCCGCGGCCACCCAGCGGTACGTCCGGGTGACCATCACGGCGAACACCGGCTGGCCGGCCGGACAGCTCTCCGAGTTCCAGGTCTGGAACGTCTGA
- a CDS encoding SPFH domain-containing protein translates to MSVVTIGIGVLVAVLLLIGLGTLLLFGRLFRKVVQGEALIVSRPKNVDVTFTGALVLPMLHRAEVMDISVKTIEISRTGREGMICKDNIRADIQITFFVRVNKTVEDVIKVAQAIGTERASHQETLQNLFNAKFAEALRTVGKQLDFADLYTHREEFRDRIVAAIGTDLNGYHLEDAAIDHLEQTPMSQLDPTNILDVQGIRKITELTALEHIRTNDFQRNEEMEITRQNVDAREAVLELERRRAEAEIRQRKGIETLRAQEEAATAMVQEEERLKSHGALLRTEELLGVQRENQQREIAVAEKNRERVLAVETERIEKDRMLEVVNREREVQLAQADVEKEVEVKRRGVAEVVRERIAVERTVAEQEEEIKRVRVVQEAERTRQSVIISAEAEAQERLVKDIKAAEAAEQAAHLRAREQVVLAEAGQKTAELEAAASLRRAEGERALAGAAGLARAEVAERQAMAEAAGVRARLEGEAAGLKEKADAIEKVGLAEAAVAESKANAEAAGIRERLLGEAVGLERKAAAMAALDEVSRSHEEFRLRLAADKEVRLAALEVQQKVAEAQAAVLAAGLESADIDIVGGDSVFLERLVGAVSFGKGIDGVVQGSQTVRTLGADWLSGEKSFSDDATDVLRALAAGGPWNLALLQRMLAGTGAEGTPPADPALLVGPVGPVSGSNGSSGVNGTGSTGK, encoded by the coding sequence ATGTCTGTCGTCACCATCGGAATCGGCGTGCTCGTCGCCGTCCTCCTGCTCATCGGCCTGGGCACGCTGCTGCTCTTCGGCCGGCTGTTCCGCAAGGTGGTCCAGGGCGAGGCGCTGATCGTCTCCCGGCCCAAGAACGTCGACGTGACGTTCACCGGCGCGCTGGTCCTGCCCATGCTGCACCGCGCGGAGGTCATGGACATCTCGGTGAAGACCATCGAGATCTCCCGGACCGGCCGGGAGGGCATGATCTGCAAGGACAACATCCGCGCCGACATCCAGATCACCTTCTTCGTCCGGGTCAACAAGACCGTCGAGGACGTCATCAAGGTCGCCCAGGCGATCGGCACGGAGCGGGCGAGCCACCAGGAGACGCTGCAGAACCTGTTCAACGCGAAGTTCGCCGAGGCGCTGCGGACGGTCGGCAAGCAGCTCGACTTCGCCGACCTCTACACCCACCGCGAGGAGTTCCGGGACCGGATCGTCGCGGCCATCGGCACCGATCTGAACGGCTACCACCTCGAGGACGCCGCGATCGACCACCTCGAACAGACGCCGATGTCCCAGCTCGACCCGACGAACATCCTCGACGTGCAGGGCATCCGCAAGATCACCGAGCTGACCGCGCTGGAGCACATCCGCACCAACGACTTCCAGCGCAACGAGGAGATGGAGATCACCCGCCAGAACGTGGACGCCCGCGAGGCCGTCCTGGAGCTGGAGCGGCGCCGGGCCGAGGCGGAGATCCGCCAGCGCAAGGGGATCGAGACCCTGCGCGCCCAGGAGGAGGCCGCCACCGCCATGGTGCAGGAGGAGGAGCGGCTCAAGTCGCACGGCGCCCTGCTGCGCACCGAGGAACTGCTCGGCGTGCAGCGGGAGAACCAGCAGCGCGAGATCGCGGTCGCGGAGAAGAACCGGGAGCGGGTGCTCGCGGTCGAGACCGAGCGGATCGAGAAGGACCGGATGCTGGAGGTCGTCAACCGCGAGCGAGAGGTCCAGCTGGCCCAGGCGGACGTGGAGAAGGAGGTCGAGGTCAAGCGCCGCGGTGTGGCCGAGGTGGTGCGCGAGCGGATCGCCGTCGAGCGCACGGTCGCCGAGCAGGAGGAGGAGATCAAGCGGGTCCGCGTCGTCCAGGAGGCCGAGCGCACCCGGCAGAGCGTGATCATCAGCGCCGAGGCCGAGGCGCAGGAGCGGCTGGTCAAGGACATCAAGGCGGCCGAGGCGGCCGAGCAGGCCGCGCACCTGCGGGCCAGGGAGCAGGTGGTGCTGGCCGAGGCCGGGCAGAAGACCGCGGAGCTGGAGGCCGCCGCCAGCCTGCGCCGCGCCGAGGGCGAACGGGCCCTGGCCGGGGCCGCCGGGCTGGCCCGGGCCGAGGTGGCGGAGCGTCAGGCCATGGCCGAGGCCGCCGGTGTGCGGGCCCGCCTGGAGGGCGAGGCGGCCGGCCTGAAGGAGAAGGCGGACGCGATCGAGAAGGTCGGTCTCGCCGAGGCCGCCGTGGCGGAGAGCAAGGCGAACGCGGAGGCCGCGGGCATCCGCGAGCGGCTGCTCGGCGAGGCCGTCGGCCTGGAGCGGAAGGCCGCGGCGATGGCCGCGCTCGACGAGGTCTCGCGCTCGCACGAGGAGTTCCGGCTGCGCCTGGCCGCGGACAAGGAGGTGCGGCTGGCCGCGCTGGAGGTCCAGCAGAAGGTCGCCGAGGCGCAGGCCGCGGTACTGGCCGCGGGGCTGGAGAGCGCGGACATCGACATCGTCGGCGGCGACAGCGTGTTCCTGGAGCGACTGGTCGGCGCGGTCTCCTTCGGCAAGGGCATCGACGGCGTCGTGCAGGGCTCGCAGACCGTCCGGACCCTGGGGGCGGACTGGCTGAGCGGCGAGAAGAGCTTCAGCGACGACGCGACGGACGTGCTGCGCGCGCTGGCGGCCGGTGGTCCGTGGAACCTGGCACTGCTGCAGCGCATGCTCGCCGGCACCGGCGCCGAGGGCACCCCGCCGGCGGACCCGGCGCTGCTCGTCGGCCCGGTCGGCCCCGTGAGCGGCAGCAACGGCAGCAGCGGGGTCAACGGCACGGGCAGCACGGGCAAGTAG